A genomic segment from Aegilops tauschii subsp. strangulata cultivar AL8/78 chromosome 1, Aet v6.0, whole genome shotgun sequence encodes:
- the LOC109760811 gene encoding pyruvate kinase 1, cytosolic-like — protein MAGKPAAVTRVVDSMTDNLRPTCADATDVANAVLDGSDAILLGAETLCGLYPVETISTIGRICDEAEKVFNQDLYFKRTMKYVGEPMIHLESIASSAVRAAIKANCQVQPHHAIPHLKTNQLKWSFTSAFEARQSLIVRGLFPMLADPHHPAESTSTRNESVLKVSLDHGKASGVIKSHGLP, from the exons ATGGCTGGAAAACCTGCTGCTGTTACTCGTGTTGTGGACAGTATGACGGATAACCTAAGGCCTACTTGTGCAGATGCAACTGATGTGGCAAATGCGGTGTTGGATG GTAGTGATGCCATTCTCCTTGGTGCTGAGACTCTCTGTGGGTTGTATCCAGTTGAGACTATTTCAACGATAGGCAGAATTTGTGATGAG GCTGAGAAGGTCTTCAACCAGGATTTGTATTTCAAGCGAACCATGAAATACGTGGGAGAACCCATGATCCACTTGGAGTCTATTGCTTCCTCTGCA GTACGGGCTGCTATTAAA GCTAATTGCCAAGTACAGCCCCACCATGCCATTCCTCATCTAAAAACAAATCAATTGAAGTGGAGCTTCACAAGCGCATTTGAA GCGAGACAATCACTCATAGTTAGAGGCCTCTTTCCCATGCTTGCCGATCCACATCACCCG GCTGAATCTACTAGCACTAGAAATGAATCAGTGTTGAAGGTTTCTCTTGACCACGGCAAAGCATCCGGTGTGATCAAGTCGCATGGCTTACCTTAG